The Panicum virgatum strain AP13 chromosome 5K, P.virgatum_v5, whole genome shotgun sequence genome has a window encoding:
- the LOC120707864 gene encoding inorganic pyrophosphatase 1-like, translating to MAAAGNGIVVVFDFDKTIIDVDSDNWVVDSLGLTEEFERLLPTMPWNTLMDTMMGELHARGATLADVAAALRAAPIDPRVPAAIRAAAALGCDLRVLSDANAFFIETVLEHHGLRGCFTEVNTNPSRVDAGGPLRIEPYHDFLRGAPHGCGVGTCPPNMCKGQVLDRILREAAAAAPAGRKPRVIYLGDGRGDYCPALRLAREDFVMPRRGYPVWDLIREDPARVQAEVHPWADGTEMEATLLGLVRRALVEDAAALLPLDCKLESTMPAAAQDGGMPIMPLGVKN from the coding sequence ATGGCCGCCGCCGGTAATGGCATCGTGGTGGTGTTCGACTTCGACAAGACCATCATCGACGTCGACAGCGACAACTGGGTGGTGGACAGCCTGGGCCTCACGGAGGAGTTCGAGCGCCTTCTCCCCACCATGCCGTGGAACACCCTCATGGACACCATGATGGgggagctccacgcgcgcggggcGACCCTGGCCGACGTCGCCGCGGCGCTGCGCGCGGCGCCCATCGACCCGCGCGTGCCGGCCGCcatccgcgcggccgccgcgctcgggTGCGACCTGCGCGTCCTCAGCGACGCCAACGCCTTCTTCATCGAGACCGTCCTCGAGCACCACGGCCTCCGCGGCTGCTTCACCGAGGTCAACACCAACCCGAGCCGCGTCGACGCCGGCGGCCCCCTCCGCATCGAGCCCTACCACGACTTCCTCCGCGGGGCGCCGCACGGGTGCGGCGTCGGCACCTGCCCGCCCAACATGTGCAAGGGCCAGGTGCTGGACCGCATCCtccgcgaggccgccgccgcggcgcccgcgggGAGGAAGCCGCGCGTCATCTACCTGGGCGACGGCCGCGGCGACTACTGCCCGGCGCTGCGGCTGGCGCGGGAGGACTTCGTGATGCCGCGTCGCGGGTACCCCGTGTGGGACCTCATTCGCGAGGACCCCGCGCGGGTGCAGGCCGAGGTGCACCCCTGGGCCGACGGCACCGAGATGGAGGCCACGCTGCTGGGGCTCGTCAGGAGGGCGCTCGTcgaggacgccgccgcgctgctgccgCTCGACTGCAAGCTCGAGTCCAccatgcccgccgccgcgcaggacgGCGGCATGCCCATCATGCCGCTCGGCGTCAAGAACTGA